The Candidatus Manganitrophus noduliformans genome includes a window with the following:
- a CDS encoding sensor histidine kinase — MRLPRIGLLGKLIAIHLLGGGMVILLAWQVIGYFGAYYFMRLMDTYGIEPEALHATFLRAIYRSLLITIGLGIGMVTILKVFITRKMMAPLTQMNILARKLAKGDYSERVHVVTQDEIAELGHAFNQMADSLASIESMRRNLVANVAHELRTPLNNLRGQIEALQDRLIIPSPEMINSLHEETLRLVRLVDSLYRLSQIDAGTRVLDDEEFNLQELIFSILLRERPRFDEKKIALKINLFPHPVHADSALIAQVVQNLIENLLRYTPERGEARIDLFGEPSSVKCVLTNSGPGITPEDLPYIFERFYRGEKSRSRQTGGAGIGLAIVKQIVEAHGGAVGAESRPGQTEIWFTLPVPPSSYQ; from the coding sequence ATGCGTCTGCCTAGAATCGGCCTCCTTGGAAAGCTCATTGCGATTCACCTGCTGGGTGGAGGGATGGTCATTCTTCTGGCATGGCAGGTGATCGGTTATTTCGGGGCCTACTACTTCATGCGTCTGATGGATACATACGGCATCGAACCTGAAGCCCTCCATGCCACGTTTCTGCGGGCTATTTATCGATCTCTCCTGATTACCATCGGACTCGGCATCGGAATGGTGACCATCCTTAAGGTTTTTATCACCAGGAAGATGATGGCCCCCCTCACCCAAATGAACATCCTTGCCCGGAAATTGGCGAAGGGAGACTACTCCGAGCGGGTCCATGTCGTCACTCAGGATGAGATCGCTGAACTGGGGCATGCCTTCAATCAGATGGCAGATAGCCTGGCCAGCATCGAATCGATGCGAAGAAACCTGGTTGCAAACGTAGCCCATGAACTCCGGACCCCCCTAAATAACCTCCGTGGCCAGATCGAAGCACTGCAGGATCGCCTCATTATCCCTTCTCCAGAAATGATCAATTCTCTTCATGAAGAGACTCTCCGGCTGGTTCGTCTGGTCGACTCCCTCTACCGGCTTTCTCAAATCGACGCCGGCACGCGGGTTCTGGACGATGAAGAATTCAATCTTCAAGAACTGATTTTCTCCATTCTTCTTAGAGAGCGGCCGCGCTTTGACGAGAAAAAGATAGCCCTGAAGATCAACTTGTTCCCTCATCCTGTCCATGCCGATTCGGCATTGATCGCCCAAGTGGTTCAAAATCTGATCGAGAACCTCCTGCGTTACACGCCCGAGAGGGGAGAGGCCCGTATCGATCTGTTCGGAGAGCCGAGCTCCGTTAAATGTGTCCTGACCAACAGCGGACCGGGGATCACCCCGGAAGATCTTCCCTACATCTTCGAACGCTTCTATCGTGGTGAAAAATCGCGCTCCCGCCAAACGGGAGGAGCCGGGATCGGATTGGCGATTGTCAAACAGATCGTCGAAGCCCACGGAGGCGCGGTCGGCGCGGAGAGCCGGCCGGGACAGACAGAGATCTGGTTCACCCTTCCCGTCCCACCGTCTTCTTATCAATAA
- a CDS encoding response regulator transcription factor, producing the protein MTHPVLIVEDDRKTAALLSLYLQREGFDTREAYDGEEALSIWMRHPLTFILLDVMVPRLDGIEVCRRVREKSDVPIMMVTAKVEEADRLVGLSTGADDYVTKPFSPREVIARVKAILRRAQPINAAASGPLSFKGLEIDTKKHSVTLNGVPIQLTHFEFKLLLTLITQPGHVYSRETLLEKIYPMGEAAVLDRTIDVHIRNLREKIERDPARPNYIKTVRGVGYKFAEE; encoded by the coding sequence ATGACACACCCTGTCTTGATTGTAGAGGACGACCGAAAGACGGCGGCGCTTTTAAGCCTCTATCTTCAGAGAGAAGGGTTTGATACCAGGGAGGCGTATGACGGCGAGGAGGCCCTTTCCATCTGGATGCGCCATCCCCTTACGTTTATCCTGCTCGATGTGATGGTTCCACGCCTCGATGGAATCGAAGTTTGCCGAAGAGTTCGCGAGAAGTCGGACGTTCCGATTATGATGGTCACCGCCAAAGTGGAAGAAGCAGACCGGCTGGTCGGCCTCTCGACCGGTGCCGATGATTACGTCACAAAACCGTTCAGCCCCCGTGAAGTGATTGCCCGCGTCAAAGCGATCCTCCGCCGCGCGCAGCCGATCAATGCGGCCGCGAGCGGGCCGCTTTCCTTCAAAGGACTGGAGATCGACACCAAGAAACATAGCGTCACACTGAACGGCGTTCCGATCCAATTGACGCACTTCGAATTTAAGCTATTGTTGACCCTCATCACTCAACCAGGACATGTCTACTCCCGTGAAACCCTTTTGGAGAAGATCTATCCGATGGGGGAAGCGGCCGTTTTGGATCGGACCATCGATGTCCACATTCGAAATCTTCGCGAAAAGATCGAAAGAGACCCGGCCCGGCCCAACTATATCAAAACCGTTCGCGGCGTCGGGTATAAATTCGCCGAGGAATAG
- a CDS encoding Crp/Fnr family transcriptional regulator: MIKNKIWYLQRINLFNAIPPEEMEDLDRITRMAAVKKKETIYLPGDPSRQVYLLKSGRVKIARLSEEGRELTFALLEPGEIFGELEALDDLPRDTLAEALDDSELCIMQRDTFLALIRSKPELSFRLTKLIGFRMRQIESRVEDLVFRDVPYRLAHLLLRLSKEYGKETPQGILLKIKITHQEIANLIGSIRETVSTILGDFKKEGLITFDGRKIILLRPDLLKKRVGF, encoded by the coding sequence ATGATCAAAAACAAGATCTGGTATCTACAAAGGATTAATCTCTTTAACGCCATCCCTCCGGAGGAGATGGAAGATCTGGATCGAATCACCCGAATGGCGGCTGTGAAAAAGAAAGAAACGATTTACCTTCCGGGGGACCCCAGTCGCCAGGTCTATCTGCTGAAATCGGGAAGGGTGAAGATTGCCCGCCTCTCTGAAGAGGGGAGGGAACTTACCTTTGCTCTTTTGGAGCCGGGTGAAATCTTCGGAGAGCTGGAGGCTCTTGACGACCTGCCCCGAGATACCCTGGCCGAAGCGTTGGACGATAGCGAGCTCTGCATTATGCAACGGGATACTTTCCTTGCTCTGATTCGCAGTAAGCCCGAACTTTCATTTCGTCTTACCAAACTGATCGGTTTTCGAATGAGGCAGATCGAGAGTCGTGTGGAGGATCTTGTTTTTAGAGATGTTCCATATCGGCTGGCTCATCTTCTGCTCCGGTTGTCCAAAGAGTATGGAAAAGAGACGCCGCAAGGAATCCTCCTCAAGATTAAAATCACCCATCAAGAGATCGCCAATCTGATCGGATCGATTCGGGAGACGGTCAGCACCATCTTGGGAGATTTCAAGAAAGAAGGACTCATTACCTTTGACGGTCGAAAGATTATTCTTCTCAGACCGGATCTCTTAAAAAAACGCGTCGGCTTTTGA
- a CDS encoding HU family DNA-binding protein, protein MTKGELIESIQKSSNGLSKKAAEEVVGAVFSTLSKALKKEGRVAYPGFGVFTVKKRKARKGRNPKTGEAITIKPSKTVGFKPAPSLKKSL, encoded by the coding sequence ATGACCAAAGGAGAACTGATCGAGTCCATTCAGAAGTCGAGCAACGGTTTGAGCAAGAAAGCCGCGGAGGAAGTTGTCGGAGCGGTATTTTCTACCCTCAGCAAGGCCCTCAAAAAAGAGGGGCGCGTTGCCTACCCCGGGTTCGGGGTCTTCACCGTGAAGAAGAGAAAGGCCCGGAAGGGGAGAAATCCGAAAACTGGAGAAGCCATTACGATAAAACCCTCCAAGACCGTGGGATTCAAGCCGGCTCCCTCGCTGAAGAAAAGTCTTTAA
- a CDS encoding archaemetzincin family Zn-dependent metalloprotease: MIHLLPLGEVSGATLRALASSLQRVFDFAVILHDPVDLPPSSYDPERRQCSSTQILKSLARFRSSLTQVERALGVMAVDLYAADQNFVFGEADPREGVAVISIARLKPEFYGLPPDEALLHQRILKEAVHELGHTYGLGHCPDPACVMHFSDDLKETDHNGESFCPGCASRRISPQSAM; this comes from the coding sequence TTGATCCATCTTCTCCCTCTCGGTGAGGTATCCGGAGCAACACTCCGGGCCCTTGCTTCATCCCTGCAGCGGGTCTTCGACTTTGCTGTCATCCTGCATGATCCAGTTGATCTTCCCCCCTCCAGCTACGATCCGGAACGGCGCCAGTGTTCCTCCACCCAGATCTTAAAAAGCCTGGCCCGGTTTAGGAGTTCCTTGACCCAGGTGGAGCGGGCCTTGGGGGTGATGGCTGTCGATCTCTATGCTGCTGACCAAAACTTTGTCTTCGGAGAGGCCGATCCGAGGGAGGGGGTGGCGGTCATCTCCATCGCCCGTCTGAAACCGGAGTTCTATGGCCTCCCACCTGATGAGGCGCTCCTTCATCAGCGAATTCTGAAGGAGGCGGTCCATGAACTGGGGCACACCTACGGCTTGGGACACTGTCCCGATCCGGCCTGCGTCATGCACTTCTCCGATGATCTTAAAGAGACTGATCACAACGGCGAGTCCTTCTGCCCAGGGTGTGCTTCCCGCCGAATATCACCCCAATCGGCAATGTGA
- a CDS encoding tyrosine-type recombinase/integrase codes for MRLTKRLIDQFRYEGTKKDEWDVRWDDAILGFGLRIYPSGRKAFILSYRVEGRKRLMQIGDYGVLTLNQARDLAKVHLAGVIQGADPLEKKRRAVKGETVGDLCAAYMERHAKERKRTWRQDERRIDKRILPAWRSLKVTAIRRADVAALHTKIGREGGPYEANRALALISRMFGLASRWGFLPEGAPNPAAGIDKFKEAKRDRWVTPQELPRLAAAINKESNPYVKAALSLYLLTGCRKTELLSATWGDIDFDRCELRLEKTKAGRIHYVPLSDPAIRILRSLPKQKDNPFVFCGRRAGTRIIGIRKTWNRIRKASNLEDVRLHDLRRSVGSWLAGSGASLPLIGRVLNHSNVSTTQIYARLSEDHVRLAMENHGRRLTEAAEPKTDPAERMVAALWKGKANGEEAEKRKDH; via the coding sequence ATGAGGTTGACAAAGCGACTGATTGACCAATTCCGTTATGAGGGGACCAAGAAGGATGAATGGGATGTTCGATGGGACGACGCCATTTTAGGATTCGGCCTTCGGATCTATCCGAGCGGGAGAAAGGCTTTCATCCTCTCCTACCGGGTCGAAGGCCGAAAGCGGCTGATGCAGATCGGAGATTACGGCGTTCTCACGCTGAATCAGGCGCGGGATCTAGCGAAGGTACATCTAGCGGGCGTGATCCAGGGGGCCGATCCCCTGGAGAAAAAGCGGCGGGCCGTCAAGGGGGAGACGGTCGGGGATCTGTGCGCCGCCTACATGGAGCGACACGCCAAAGAGAGGAAGCGGACCTGGCGGCAGGATGAGCGGCGGATCGACAAGCGCATTCTCCCGGCTTGGAGGTCCCTAAAGGTCACGGCGATCCGGCGGGCCGACGTAGCGGCGCTGCATACCAAGATCGGGCGCGAAGGGGGACCCTATGAGGCGAACCGCGCACTGGCGCTGATCAGTAGGATGTTCGGCCTTGCGTCCCGATGGGGATTTCTTCCGGAAGGCGCGCCGAATCCGGCGGCGGGTATCGACAAATTTAAAGAGGCGAAGCGGGATCGGTGGGTCACCCCCCAGGAGCTCCCCCGATTAGCGGCCGCGATCAACAAAGAATCGAACCCATACGTCAAGGCGGCGCTGTCGCTGTATCTACTGACCGGATGCAGAAAGACGGAGCTGCTTTCCGCAACCTGGGGCGACATCGACTTCGACAGATGCGAGCTGAGGCTGGAGAAGACCAAGGCGGGCCGGATTCATTACGTTCCCCTCTCCGATCCGGCAATCCGGATTCTTCGATCCCTCCCCAAACAGAAAGACAATCCCTTCGTCTTTTGTGGTCGGCGGGCCGGAACGCGGATCATCGGCATCCGAAAGACCTGGAATCGGATCCGGAAGGCGTCGAACCTGGAGGATGTTCGGCTGCATGATCTTCGGCGGTCGGTCGGTTCTTGGCTTGCCGGATCGGGTGCATCCCTGCCGTTGATCGGGCGCGTTCTGAATCACTCGAACGTTTCAACGACACAAATTTACGCAAGGTTGTCTGAGGACCACGTCCGGCTGGCAATGGAGAATCACGGGAGGAGACTGACCGAGGCGGCGGAGCCGAAAACCGACCCGGCGGAGAGGATGGTTGCAGCATTATGGAAGGGGAAAGCGAATGGCGAAGAGGCCGAAAAAAGAAAAGATCACTGA
- a CDS encoding response regulator: protein MPKQILIVDDNEDSCQVFTRLLTKEGYAVTLAKDGAEGLQRVAQSRPDLILLDVMLPGINGFEVCRTIKSDPSLRSIPILIISAGIDPAIQEQGLNVGAEALLTKPIRPPDLIAKIKGYFNNQHSSPSTP, encoded by the coding sequence ATGCCGAAGCAGATCCTGATTGTAGACGACAACGAAGATTCCTGCCAGGTCTTCACCCGCCTTTTGACGAAGGAGGGCTATGCGGTGACGCTTGCGAAAGATGGCGCGGAGGGATTACAGCGGGTCGCGCAGTCCCGGCCGGACCTGATCCTGCTCGATGTGATGTTGCCCGGAATCAACGGCTTCGAAGTCTGCCGCACGATCAAAAGCGATCCCTCCTTGCGCTCCATTCCGATTCTGATCATCAGCGCCGGTATCGATCCCGCCATACAGGAGCAAGGCCTGAACGTCGGCGCGGAGGCGCTTTTGACCAAGCCGATCAGACCCCCCGATCTGATCGCGAAGATCAAAGGATATTTCAATAACCAACATTCCTCTCCCTCCACCCCGTAA
- a CDS encoding ABC transporter ATP-binding protein — MIEVVHLGKRYGEIVAIDDVNFSVAKGEILAFLGPNGAGKTTTMRILTCFMPATSGTAKVAGFDIFESPMEVKRRIGYLPDNPPLYPEMTVSEYLQFVAKIKGVANQRVKAALASALEKCNLGDVARRLIGNLSRGYRQRVGLAQAMIHNPDVLILDEPTVGLDPKQIIEIRELIKGLGGEHTIVLSTHILPEATAVSQKVVIINRGRIVAVDSQERLSAQVRKSEKISVRVRRGEAFDPEKIVSIEGVQQLLPQPAQPSMNGEGVFIVESELGRDIREELSKRVVECGWGLLEMKPLAVSLEEVFLQLTTEEKGVEEAAAAPVAPGEVPA, encoded by the coding sequence ATGATTGAGGTGGTGCATTTAGGAAAACGCTACGGGGAAATCGTGGCGATCGATGATGTGAACTTTTCGGTGGCCAAAGGGGAGATCCTCGCTTTTTTGGGGCCGAACGGGGCGGGGAAGACGACGACGATGCGGATTCTCACCTGCTTCATGCCGGCCACCAGCGGCACCGCGAAAGTGGCGGGGTTCGACATCTTCGAATCGCCGATGGAGGTGAAACGCCGGATCGGCTATCTTCCCGACAATCCGCCGCTCTATCCCGAGATGACCGTCTCGGAATACCTTCAGTTCGTTGCCAAAATCAAAGGGGTTGCGAATCAACGGGTCAAAGCGGCCCTTGCCTCCGCTTTGGAAAAGTGCAATCTCGGCGACGTGGCCCGCCGCCTGATCGGCAATCTCTCCCGCGGGTATCGGCAGCGGGTCGGATTGGCGCAGGCGATGATTCACAATCCCGACGTTCTGATTCTCGATGAGCCGACGGTGGGGCTTGATCCCAAGCAGATCATCGAGATCCGGGAGTTGATCAAGGGGCTCGGCGGAGAGCACACGATCGTGTTGTCGACCCACATTTTGCCCGAAGCGACCGCCGTTTCTCAGAAGGTCGTTATCATCAACCGCGGCCGGATCGTCGCGGTCGACTCGCAAGAGCGGCTCTCGGCGCAGGTCCGGAAATCGGAGAAGATCTCGGTCCGGGTGCGTCGGGGAGAGGCGTTCGATCCGGAAAAGATCGTCTCGATCGAGGGGGTGCAACAGCTCCTCCCGCAACCGGCGCAACCGTCGATGAATGGGGAGGGGGTTTTCATCGTCGAATCGGAGCTCGGCCGCGATATCCGTGAAGAGTTGTCGAAGCGGGTGGTCGAGTGCGGGTGGGGTCTTCTTGAGATGAAACCGCTGGCGGTCAGCCTGGAAGAGGTCTTCCTCCAGCTCACTACGGAGGAGAAGGGGGTGGAGGAAGCGGCCGCCGCGCCGGTTGCCCCGGGAGAGGTGCCCGCATGA
- a CDS encoding ABC transporter permease, translating to MKNILTLAGKELKLYFISPIAYVLAMVFLMVSNYLFHSQVFFYSRLSSQAMQIQGNVPQLNLHEILFRPTFLNMAIILLLIMPLLTMRLFAEEKKGRTTELLMTSPLTITEIVLGKFLAAWVIYALLLGLTLHLPLMLSHFATVAWKPLAASYLGLLLLGGVFLSMGLFASSLTENQIVAAVISFGILIGFWLIGLTAQTMSDSPAGELFSYLSLLEHLDNFVRGLINTRDLTYFISLTILGLFLTHRVVESQRWK from the coding sequence ATGAAAAATATTCTGACCCTGGCCGGAAAGGAATTAAAGCTCTATTTCATCTCCCCGATCGCTTATGTCTTGGCGATGGTCTTTTTGATGGTGTCGAATTACCTCTTCCATAGTCAGGTCTTTTTTTATTCGAGGCTGTCGTCGCAGGCGATGCAGATTCAGGGGAACGTTCCTCAGCTCAATCTGCATGAAATTCTCTTTCGGCCGACTTTTTTGAATATGGCGATCATTCTCCTTCTGATCATGCCGCTCTTGACGATGCGTCTCTTCGCCGAGGAGAAAAAAGGGAGGACGACGGAGCTCCTGATGACCTCTCCGTTGACGATCACCGAGATTGTCCTCGGGAAGTTTTTGGCCGCCTGGGTGATCTATGCGCTTCTTTTGGGGCTCACCCTCCACCTGCCGTTGATGTTGTCCCATTTTGCGACGGTCGCCTGGAAGCCGCTGGCCGCCAGCTACCTGGGGCTGTTATTGCTGGGAGGAGTTTTTCTCTCGATGGGGCTCTTCGCCTCCTCGCTGACGGAAAACCAGATCGTCGCCGCGGTGATCTCCTTCGGGATCTTGATCGGCTTCTGGCTGATCGGGCTGACCGCGCAGACGATGTCGGATTCTCCCGCCGGGGAGCTGTTCAGCTATCTCTCCCTGCTCGAACACCTCGACAACTTCGTAAGGGGGTTGATCAACACGCGCGACCTGACCTATTTTATTTCACTGACGATCTTGGGGCTTTTTCTAACCCACCGCGTGGTTGAGTCGCAGCGATGGAAATGA
- a CDS encoding GldG family protein translates to MKRTLSIVSGILGAVCAFAGLFHFLIWGTPVWAVTVLESAAVIFLSFFLFTHFELVKDFSTRRSTKFGVNSFLMAGIFVAIIAILNFILARHEVRFDLSGTGAFSISPQTVSVLQNLKNEVKVIGFFGEQSNAKRLAKDILDNYRYETDKVRYEVIDPDKKPTLAKQYGITEYDTVVIESGGQKATLRTISEEEITGALIRISRESKKTFYFVEGHGEHSLDDPERNGFSFLKDSLEKQGFSVKKLLLLSEKKVPDDAAVVIIGGPQRPYTEEEGAALDAYLSRGGRLFVLVDPLVKTDLEPVLAKWGVLLANDIILDPASSLGGVVPIVNPGTYPPHQITDRFNLGTFYPVTRSVNFDPAREGTLLFEPILKSGQGTWLTTQVEGDLAIDPSRDKLGPITFGGVVRYKEEPPPMETGDGGKAVDASKKMRLVVIGDADFATNGAVRSAGNGDLFQNVVSWLAEEEDLISIRPQEAKTSTLLLSNAQHRFNFYSSVIILPLAILMVGLTVWRRRRRL, encoded by the coding sequence ATGAAACGAACGCTAAGCATTGTTTCCGGAATTTTAGGGGCCGTTTGCGCTTTCGCCGGTCTTTTTCATTTCTTGATCTGGGGGACCCCGGTCTGGGCGGTCACCGTGCTGGAGAGCGCGGCGGTGATCTTCCTCTCCTTTTTTCTCTTCACCCATTTTGAATTGGTGAAAGATTTCTCCACCCGGCGGTCGACGAAGTTCGGGGTGAACAGCTTTCTAATGGCGGGGATCTTCGTCGCCATCATCGCGATCCTCAACTTCATCCTCGCCCGGCATGAGGTCCGCTTCGATCTCTCCGGAACCGGCGCCTTCTCGATCTCCCCGCAGACGGTGAGCGTCCTTCAAAATCTCAAAAACGAGGTGAAGGTGATCGGTTTCTTCGGGGAGCAGAGCAACGCCAAGCGGCTGGCGAAAGATATTCTCGACAACTACCGGTATGAAACCGACAAGGTCCGATATGAAGTGATCGATCCCGACAAAAAGCCGACCCTGGCGAAGCAGTACGGGATCACCGAATACGATACGGTCGTCATCGAATCGGGGGGGCAGAAGGCGACCCTTCGAACGATCTCGGAGGAGGAGATCACCGGGGCCCTCATCCGGATCAGCCGGGAGTCGAAGAAGACCTTCTACTTCGTCGAAGGGCACGGCGAGCACTCCCTCGACGATCCGGAGCGCAACGGCTTCTCTTTCCTGAAAGACTCCTTGGAGAAGCAGGGATTTTCCGTCAAGAAGCTGCTGCTTCTTTCGGAGAAAAAAGTCCCGGACGATGCGGCGGTGGTGATCATCGGCGGACCGCAGCGCCCCTACACGGAGGAAGAAGGGGCGGCGCTCGATGCGTATCTTTCGCGGGGGGGACGGCTCTTCGTCCTGGTGGACCCGTTGGTGAAGACCGATCTGGAGCCGGTCCTGGCGAAATGGGGGGTTCTGCTTGCGAACGATATCATCCTCGATCCCGCCTCCAGCCTCGGCGGGGTGGTCCCCATCGTCAACCCCGGCACCTATCCGCCGCACCAGATCACCGACCGGTTCAACCTGGGAACCTTCTACCCGGTGACAAGGTCGGTAAACTTTGATCCCGCCAGGGAAGGAACACTCCTCTTCGAGCCGATTCTAAAATCGGGACAGGGGACCTGGCTCACAACCCAAGTGGAGGGAGATCTGGCGATCGATCCGAGCCGCGACAAGCTCGGCCCGATCACCTTCGGCGGGGTGGTCCGCTACAAGGAGGAGCCTCCCCCGATGGAAACCGGGGACGGGGGAAAAGCGGTCGATGCATCGAAGAAAATGCGGTTGGTCGTCATCGGCGATGCCGATTTCGCCACCAACGGCGCCGTCCGGTCGGCCGGCAACGGCGACCTCTTCCAGAACGTCGTCAGCTGGCTGGCGGAAGAGGAAGACCTCATCTCGATCCGCCCGCAGGAGGCGAAGACGAGCACCCTGCTGTTGAGCAATGCGCAGCACCGGTTTAACTTCTACAGCTCGGTGATTATTTTGCCGCTCGCCATCTTGATGGTCGGTCTTACCGTGTGGCGAAGGAGGCGTCGGCTGTGA
- a CDS encoding DUF4340 domain-containing protein, which translates to MRFKATIFLSLVLIALGGYLYFIEIPGEKKKQEAEIEEKRLFGFSQTAVTNLSIQTQNGASIDFLHEPADPDNPWRITHPVEAIANEAASSALISQVERLQASRMIEEKAEDLKEFGLDPPIYTVIVTLNRADTEILEVGSENLTGNQVYVRKGMGTPVYLAPVSIKQTLNKELKEWRRQELFRFAFTDVKRVQIESPREQIEIIREGDGWRIRWPRERSGHQKPNEAKGDPNEISNLLGSLSSLRGEEFIDERKADWIKGLGDPILNLSLLIGDLEHPAFFYQAPFEPETVYAVTTPTAPIYKLSRGAFNILEEPASSYRDRRVVDLGDPASVEQISIKKGKETVLLERKEGEWSIKKGEAPMKVEASLVNGLLFELNELRVDQFPEPAPAPAKAGLSNPDWSVQLKGKEGKPLGAVSFGRIEGDLAYVQSSNQPGPVLLKKEETDRAQKARDEIKPSEAPVPPPAQPASPAGSAEPKKG; encoded by the coding sequence GTGAGGTTTAAGGCAACGATTTTCCTCTCACTCGTCCTGATCGCTTTGGGCGGGTATCTCTACTTCATCGAAATCCCCGGAGAAAAGAAAAAACAAGAAGCGGAAATCGAAGAAAAGCGCCTTTTCGGTTTTTCTCAAACCGCCGTCACCAACCTGAGCATCCAAACACAGAACGGCGCGTCGATCGACTTTCTGCACGAGCCGGCCGATCCCGACAACCCCTGGCGGATCACCCATCCGGTCGAGGCGATCGCCAACGAGGCCGCCTCCTCCGCGCTTATCTCCCAAGTGGAACGGCTCCAAGCGAGCCGGATGATCGAGGAGAAGGCGGAAGATCTGAAGGAGTTCGGCCTCGATCCGCCGATCTACACTGTCATCGTCACCCTCAACCGCGCGGATACCGAAATCCTGGAAGTCGGGAGCGAAAATCTCACCGGAAACCAGGTCTATGTCCGAAAGGGGATGGGAACGCCGGTCTATCTCGCCCCGGTCTCGATCAAGCAGACGCTGAACAAAGAGCTGAAAGAGTGGCGGCGGCAGGAACTCTTCCGGTTTGCCTTCACCGACGTCAAGCGGGTTCAAATCGAGTCGCCCCGCGAACAGATCGAGATCATCCGGGAGGGAGACGGTTGGCGGATCAGATGGCCTCGTGAACGGAGCGGCCACCAAAAACCGAACGAGGCGAAAGGCGACCCCAACGAAATCTCGAATTTGCTCGGCAGCCTCTCGAGTCTTCGGGGGGAGGAGTTTATCGATGAGCGGAAGGCGGATTGGATCAAGGGACTCGGCGATCCGATCTTGAACCTGAGTCTCCTTATCGGAGATCTGGAGCATCCGGCCTTCTTTTACCAGGCGCCCTTCGAGCCGGAGACGGTTTATGCGGTGACTACCCCGACGGCCCCCATTTACAAGCTCTCCAGGGGGGCTTTCAACATCCTGGAGGAGCCGGCTTCTTCGTATCGGGACAGGCGGGTCGTCGATCTGGGCGATCCCGCTTCGGTGGAGCAGATCTCAATCAAAAAAGGAAAAGAGACGGTCCTCCTTGAGAGGAAAGAGGGGGAGTGGTCGATCAAAAAAGGAGAGGCCCCGATGAAGGTCGAAGCCTCACTGGTGAACGGTCTGCTCTTCGAGTTGAATGAGCTGCGCGTCGATCAATTCCCGGAGCCGGCGCCTGCGCCGGCGAAGGCCGGTCTTTCGAATCCGGATTGGTCCGTTCAGCTTAAAGGAAAAGAGGGGAAGCCGCTCGGCGCGGTCTCGTTCGGCCGAATCGAAGGAGATCTGGCCTACGTCCAAAGCAGCAACCAACCGGGCCCCGTTCTGTTGAAGAAAGAAGAGACCGATCGGGCACAAAAGGCGAGGGATGAGATCAAACCTTCCGAAGCCCCTGTCCCGCCTCCGGCCCAACCCGCATCCCCGGCCGGTTCGGCCGAACCGAAGAAGGGGTAG
- the msrA gene encoding peptide-methionine (S)-S-oxide reductase MsrA has protein sequence MSSENKTKEVATLGGGCFWCLDAVFADLKGVESAVSGYAGGTVDNPTYRQVCSGMTGHAEVSQVTFDPKVITFRELLEVFFTIHDPTTLNRQGADEGTQYRSAVYYHTPEQKEIAEQVIEELTAKGIWDAPIVTEVTPFEKFYRAEDDHQDYYKNNPGQGYCRVVIAPKVAKARKQFFEKLKR, from the coding sequence ATGAGTAGTGAAAATAAAACAAAAGAGGTCGCCACCCTCGGCGGCGGTTGCTTCTGGTGTTTGGATGCGGTCTTCGCCGATTTAAAGGGGGTGGAAAGCGCCGTCTCCGGCTACGCGGGGGGGACGGTCGACAACCCGACCTACCGCCAGGTCTGCAGCGGAATGACCGGCCATGCCGAGGTGTCGCAGGTGACGTTCGATCCGAAGGTCATCACTTTTCGCGAGCTGCTGGAGGTCTTCTTTACGATCCACGATCCGACGACGTTGAACCGCCAGGGGGCCGACGAGGGAACCCAATACCGCTCGGCCGTCTACTATCACACGCCGGAGCAGAAGGAAATCGCCGAACAGGTGATCGAAGAATTAACGGCGAAAGGGATCTGGGACGCGCCGATCGTGACGGAGGTGACCCCCTTTGAAAAATTCTATCGGGCGGAGGACGACCATCAGGACTATTATAAAAACAACCCCGGCCAGGGATATTGCCGGGTGGTGATCGCCCCCAAGGTCGCCAAGGCCCGGAAGCAGTTCTTTGAGAAGCTGAAGCGGTAG